The nucleotide sequence TAGTGGGTCTTATAATTAGAATGACACCCGGTAATTATATCCAAGACACAGTCACCTTTAATTCGTCGTACTTCTTTAACGTCTTATTACCCCCaattattttaaattctgGGTATGAACTGAATCAGGAGAATTTTTTTAACAACATGGTCTCCATTCTCACATTTGCCATTCCGGGAACCTTCATATCCGCATGTGTGTTAGGAATCATCCTGTATATTTGGACAGCTATCGGTTTGGAAAGCGTTAACATATCTTTCGTGGATGCACTTTCTGTGGGTGCTACATTATCTGCTACTGATCCCGTTACAATCTTATCCATATTTAATGCTTATCAAGTCGACCCCAAGTTATACACTATTATCTTTGGCGAATCCCTTCTAAATGATGCTATCTCTATTGTTATGTTTGAAACTTGTCAAAAATTTCATGGGAAACCAGCCAAATTTTCCTCCTTATTTGAAGGTATTGGTCTTTTCTTAATGACCTTCTCTGTTTCATTGGTAATTGGTGTCTTTATTGGTATACTCGTTGCCTTATTACTGAAACATACTCATATCAGAAGATTCCctcaaattgaaagttgtttaattttattgatCGCTTATGAatcatatttcttctctaaTGGATGTCACATGTCAGGTATTGTCTCCCTATTATTCTGTGGTATTACATTGAAACATTATGCTTACTACAACATGTCAAGAAGAACACAAATTACTATCAAATACATCTTCCAATTATTAGCTAGATTATCggaaaattttatattcatttaCCTAGGATTAGAATTGTTCACTGAAGTGGAATTGGTCTACAAGCCAATGTTGATCATTGTTACTGCGATATCGATTTGTGTGGCCCGTTGGTGTGCTGTCTTCCCCTTATCTCGTTTCGTTAATTGGATGTACAGAATGAAGACTATAAGATCCATGAGTTCCACCGTAGGTGACAGAATTGCCATCCCAGATGAAATACCATATAATTATCAAATGATGACATTTTGGGCAGGTCTACGTGGGGCAGTGGGTGTTGCCTTAGCATTGGGTCTTCAAGGTGAATACAAATTCACATTATTAGCTACTGTTCTGGTGGTAGTGGTATTGACCGTTATTGTTTTTGGTGGTACTACGGCAAGCATGTTAGAGGTGCTAAAGATTAAGACCGGATGTGTCAGTGAAAATGatagtgatgatgaatttgatattgaagcACCAATGCAAATTACACTCCCTATGGTACGTTCTCCTTTACCACAAGCATATtctgataataattcaCCGGCCACCTCGGTAGAAAATGTTAGATTAGGAAGCCCTAGTAATGGGAAGCCTACCACCTTAAATGCTCCATTTGATTCACAGACAGACTCTGTCATTGATAATGGTAATCTTAACTTTTATCAGACAAATGATGAGAATGTAAGAGCACCAACACCAACACCAACACCAGCACCAGCACCAGATGGGAAACAACAACCATTGAAGGATAAATTAGGAAGATTATTTAATTCAGATTCGCAATGGTTCCAAGAATTCGATGAACAAGTGCTGAAACCGGTCTTTTTGGACAGTAGTAATGCAGATAGCCCAAATAGACCTGCCACACCTAATAAGAATGTTCCTTCAGAATTGGGAAATAGAAGGCAGTTCTAAATCgataaacaaaataaataagaTCATGTTATTTTTGCATATATACGATACATATTACTATTCATTTCCCTCTAgtattaaataaaacattTCACCGTTTATTTGCCCAAAAGCATCTGTatgaattagaattatCTACCCTTCAAATTTTTATGTCACTAAGAAATACACTGTTACCCGGAGAACAAAATATTGCATTAAAGTTTTCACACAGATTTCTTTACAGAATATGTTTAATAGTGATGATATTGAGGTTGATCCATTGAAGTCATCTCAGTAACATTGCAAGAGAAAACAAATTGTTAATAAGCAAATTTCAGTCTTATACTTCCAAAGTAGCCGATTGTTTTGTTAATATATTGATTGCAATCGTACCATCCACATATCAACCGGTAAGAatacaaaatatttggaaccCTCAAAAGCTATAATGGTGGAGGTACTCagatttgataaattacaaagagaaaagaatgCTGCAACTTATAAACCCTTGATGGATGAATTGACAGGTTGTGATCTTCCAGAATTCCTTGTCAAACTGGAAAGCATTCAAGAATGGGATAGGTCAAGGGATGACCTATTCGTTTGGATCCCAGTATTGAATAGAATGGATGAAATATTGCAGGGAattattgataaatataaatacaaAACTACCGattacaaaaaaaatgctgtgaaattgattgaaatGTCAAAGGAGgatgaaaaaatatgtCTCACGTTAACACAATTTACagaaagattattattcaattccGAACAGAGAAATGTGTATTCGTCATTGGATGTCATGGATAACTTGTTGAATTGTCCAAATTATAAGGTTAAATTGGATGCTATGAAAGTGTTGGCTATAATGGGAGAAAGATATGCTCTTCTTAACCCAAGATGGGAAAATAATCCAATGTTGTCGAATCATAATTTAAAAACGAAGGCATTAAAACTAGCATTAGCATTACAATCATCtgttattgatgatgatggtgagCATTTTTCCTTGGTCGACCTATTtttagaaaagaagaagtttCCATCGAAATGGTCCAAGTTTAAATATTCCTATTACAGTACTAAAGAGACTAAGCCACACAGTAATGGAGGAGATACAGGCGAAAGCTCCtcatctttgaagaaattggtaTTGACAACTGAGGATCTAACCTCCCATACTTTACaacaattatttgataaaggTATGGCCATTCTGCCTCATGAGGATTGGTatgaattttctttaaaagtATCAGCCGCCAAATCATTCAGTGATGATTCTTCGGATAATTTAGAACTGCGAAACATTATAATTAGAACGAAGTTTAATGCCATTGCATTAGTGAACACTATATTTGTACCACCTCTTGTAAGCTCCAAATTGTTCGAAATTGATCCATATGCATTTAATAGTTTAACGGATTTTATTTCACTAACAGAACCACAAATTCCAGAAGATTTACGTTTAGATGCACTACTCGCACTAGAGTGtatatctttgaaacatGTCTGGTGTTCAGATATTATGCGGAATCTAGGTGGTAATATGTCACACGGTTTGATGTTCCAGATCTTACGTAAACTTGCAAAACTTCTGCGGGACGAAAAATCtcaaattaatgaagaatataacGTCAGATTCTTCTATGTCATTTCGAATATTGCCGACGTAAAGATGTTACATGAATCCCTTCTGGCAGCTGGACTGATCCCAGCGTTATTAGACATTATTTCgataaagatgaataaTCGAAGAAGAACTTTAGCATCAGCCACTCATTTGCTGGAATCTTTCATAAGAAATACCGATTCCACCGCTGAATTCATTAGTAATAATGGttttaatatattaattaaCTCCATTACTGAAGAAGTTAACTTTGCATTAGAACATCCAGAATTTGGGAAACCACCAAAATATTCGATTGTTTattattccatttcatTTAGACAACTTGCGTATATCCGAAGTTTATTAAAACTTGTTTGTCGTCTACTAAAAACAGATGCTGGTGACAGAATTAGAAATCTAATCGATTCTCCTATTTTGGTTTCATTGAAGCaaatattacaaaataGACCCATCTTTGGTTATACCTTGATCACATTCGTGTTAgacattattcaaatagTGATCAATTCCGAACCTACAATTTTCCCTATTCTTTCGGAGGCAGGAATAATTTCCTGTATTGTCGACCATTTCCCAGACCTTATTGGACCTAATTACGAATTATTTACACTGCTTCCAGATGTGATTTCAGCATTGTgtttaaataatgatgttTTAGAGACagtaaagaaaaataaacttATAGATACAATATTGGGAAAGATTTTGACTGATAAGGAATGTGCTTCAGTTCTATCAGTACATGAGGGCCCATCTGAAATTGGAACGGCAATAGATGAGCTCGGACGATATTACCCACTTTTAAAGGACAATGTGTTAGACGCATTTGTGAATCAAACTTATTCTCTCTTGAAGGTAATAGAATTTCAGCATCCTATTATCTATGAATCTTCAAAGGGAGACCAGTTTTTCTATCATTccaaaaatgaagaagttaaTGATATGGAGGACGATGCAGACACATTAGCCTTTTGGGATTTAGAAAGTTATGCTCCAATTCTAGAATCATATTCATGTTTGTTCTATGGTATGAGCCTGGATAATACGTGTTTAGCAAACCTTCCAGAGAAGATACCATTCGATGACTTGTTACCTCTCTTTGCAATCAACAATCCTACATTTGATTATGTCGATTCTGACACAATGCTAAATTTTGTTGATGTTTTGCAACATTTTGATGATAGAAGTAAAGATTACAGTTTCccaacaataatgaaatcgTTGAGTAAGGAACTCAAAGCTTTAGATTCATTTCTTCAGTCCTCCAATGACTGTagtttctttcttgaaaCAGATAAGGAATCAGAAAGAATGTCAGCTAGGACCGTGATGAAGGCTTTGGGTCATCTTTCGACACTTCTTTATATCGTAACGAAGGTATTCATCAATACACAAACTTTGTCAGAAAAGAGACTTGTTCAAATAACAACTTTTTTTCAGATGGAAGGGTTTGCTCTTATCAAGAACCTTCGCTTGTTGTTTCAGAAGTGTGCTTTGGAAGAAATGTATATCAGCAGGGATTTGCCAGACGATGTGAGGGTTAACACCATGCCGGAACCATTCGGTAACGTCCCTCCAATTCAAATCTACGTTGAGAAGCCGATTAAGGAgagaaaatttgaaaagaaaacatcCACTAAATTTAAGAATACGTTCGAGGTAAGACGTCTCACCAACAACTTACAAACGTATActtcaataatattcaGATGCTTTTTAAAATTGGGAGAAGGCAAATCTATTGACCCAGTTCTTCATGATCTTAAAACAGAAACACATATTTTTGATGAAGTCGTCACTGAAGTATTAGAACTCCGAAATGCTGTGCACTTGATGGATAATCTGGCCTATTCTTTAGTCTTATTGAATTTCAACTCCTATATCTTCACTTGTCCAAAGACGGCTGTAATGCCATCTGATTTATTGCAGACACTGCCTGCCGTCATATTTTATCAAAAAGGCGGTTACCAATTCTATGCTGATTTTGtcattgatttattttccaagatgaCAGAAATTAAAGACTTGACGTTAATGGAGAATATCGATTATGTAAAGGACTCTGAAGAGGTATTAACTTTAAGT is from Naumovozyma castellii chromosome 6, complete genome and encodes:
- the NHX1 gene encoding bifunctional K:H/Na:H antiporter NHX1 (ancestral locus Anc_5.573), translated to MATQFLLSLSLRLAWSYAKTITNAGDDDDELLPVPDTPEINDPISSEPADEVSPVVEEMFSSWALFIMLFLLISALWSSYYLTQRRIRAVHETVLSIFYGMVVGLIIRMTPGNYIQDTVTFNSSYFFNVLLPPIILNSGYELNQENFFNNMVSILTFAIPGTFISACVLGIILYIWTAIGLESVNISFVDALSVGATLSATDPVTILSIFNAYQVDPKLYTIIFGESLLNDAISIVMFETCQKFHGKPAKFSSLFEGIGLFLMTFSVSLVIGVFIGILVALLLKHTHIRRFPQIESCLILLIAYESYFFSNGCHMSGIVSLLFCGITLKHYAYYNMSRRTQITIKYIFQLLARLSENFIFIYLGLELFTEVELVYKPMLIIVTAISICVARWCAVFPLSRFVNWMYRMKTIRSMSSTVGDRIAIPDEIPYNYQMMTFWAGLRGAVGVALALGLQGEYKFTLLATVLVVVVLTVIVFGGTTASMLEVLKIKTGCVSENDSDDEFDIEAPMQITLPMVRSPLPQAYSDNNSPATSVENVRLGSPSNGKPTTLNAPFDSQTDSVIDNGNLNFYQTNDENVRAPTPTPTPAPAPDGKQQPLKDKLGRLFNSDSQWFQEFDEQVLKPVFLDSSNADSPNRPATPNKNVPSELGNRRQF